One Chloroflexaceae bacterium genomic window, TCCTGACCAGCAGAGGATTCGGGATGTCTGGTTCTTTTTCTGGGCGCAACCCGGAGAGTTGCGCCCACGGTGCTTATTGCAGAGCAATGGCCCGGTATACTGCCTTCATCGCCCCGGCAGTGCGTTGCAGCGCGGTGAGGCGGCGCTCGGCAAACGCGGCCAGCCGGCGGTCAACCGGGCATCCTTCGCGGTAAGCGGCGCTCAGGGCGAACCATCTGGGCAACAGGTCGTTTTCGATCCATGTCCAGCGATCCTGAGTGTTGGCGATGCTGCGCGTGCCTAGCAGCACTGCCGGGAGGCCGAAGTAGCCGCTGAACCACGGCTGGCCCATCAGCCCGGAGAGGCCCTCGAAATCCAGCCAGGTGCCCAGGGAGGCCAGGCGCCGGCCCGGGTCGGACAGACGCTCCATATACGGCGGGAGAATGGTCATCTGTTCGTGGCGCAGCATGGCCACCGCGGCCTGATCGATCAGCGCGCGCCCCTCCTCCAGAGTGGACGGATCGCATACCCGGTGAGCGCCCTCATCGAGCATGCGAAACGCATCGAGGAGCGGGCGTTCCTCGTCGGCGGTCAGGCACGCCTCGAGCGCCTCCAGGCCCCCGTGGATGTAGGCCAGGTGGGCCCAGCCCGTGTCATTGAAAATTGCGTCGTTGGCCTGCTTGATCACCCGCAGATCCTCCAGCAGTTGCGCGGTCGCTCCCTCGTGCAGAGCGATGGGCACGAACAGCGCCACGCTCACCCCGCGGCTATGCAAGTCGCGCAGCAGAGCGGGCAGGGCCGTGCCGGGCGGGGGAATGGAGTCTTCGCGTAGCGCCTGGCGGGGGGCCATCAGCATCTCTGCGGTGGCGACGGCGACTCCTACCTGGTCGGAGGCGAAGGCGGCCATCCCGGCCCACTTGAACAGCCAGGGTTCTTGCCGGTACCAACTGGCGTAGGCGGCGGTGATGGCCTGGTTGCGATCACAAAAGCGTTCCGGCGGGGGAAGCTGGCGTTCGATGACAGCGCGCCATTCGGCCTGGGTGGGCATAGATGCTCCTGCTAGGATACAGACTGGACGGATGCGGGCGCGCGCCCGCTCGCTGGCGGGCATTATACCAGTCCTGAACCCGGTCGTTCGTTGCTCCGCGGTCAGGGCTGCTCGCGGCGTCTTTACGCCCCGGACCCGACGAAAGGCGGACGACCGCGTTGCTTCCTTACCCTCTGCCAGAGGCCGACCCTTCGCCGGGCCTGGCCTGGCGGCCTGCATTGCCTCGCCCTCGCGGATAAGGTAGACTACATCATGTCCCCGGCGGGCCGAGCAATGAGAGGGTATGCCCATCTCAAGAAGGCCCTTTGTCTTGTCAACGTTCAGGGCGCACCGATATGGCGCCCTCTGTGGAGGTATTCCCGATGAGCGATCCATCAACGACGCAGGGCATCGCCACCCTCGGCGGAGGGTGCTTCTGGTGCCTGGAGGCGGTGTACGACCAGTTGCAGGGCGTCACCGATGTGGTTTCAGGCTATTCCGGGGGACACGTGCCCAACCCGACCTACGAGCAGGTCTGCGGGGGCAAAACCGGTCACGCCGAAGTCGTGCAGGTGCGCTTCGATCCGCGCCTGATCAGCTACCGTGAGATCCTGGACGTGTTCTTCAGCATTCATGACCCGACCACCTTGAACCGCCAGGGCAACGACGTGGGGCCGCAGTACCGCTCGGTGATCTTCTACCACTCGCCGGAGCAGGAGCGGATCGCTCGCCAGGTGATCGCCGAGTTGAACGCCGCGAAGGTCTGGCCGCGCCCGATCGTGACCGAAGTAGCGCCCTTCAGCGCATTCTACCCGGCGGAGGATTACCACCAGGAGTACTTCGTCAATAACCCCGGGCAGCCCTATTGCCAGTTCGTCGTAGCGCCGAAAGTGGCCAAGTTTCGCCAGCAGTTCGCCGCCCGCCTCAAGGGGTGAGTAGTCTGTGAACACAGTTTCCTGGCATTTCCGCCCCCCTCCCAACTGGGCGCGCCGCCGCGATCCGCGGCGCGCGGCTGGAGAACGCAGTTTCCTGGCATTTCCGCCCCCCTCCCACCCTTCCCCCCGTCAGGTGGAGGCGCCGGACTCTTTCCCCCAGCGGGGGAGGGTTGGGGAGGGGGGCGCAGTTACCGAAAAAACTCCGTTCACAAAGTAGTGAGTGGCAGTGTGTTATGTAGGCCCAACCCGGAAGGTTGGGCCTACAGGCCCCCCCTGCAACATTCGCGGCTCTACCGGCGTCTCACTGCCAGAAGGTAAGAGGGCCGGCGCGGCGGGCACCGGCCAGCGCGAATGGTGGAGGGAGTAGTTCCATGCAAACCAGGCAGGCCCGGATAGCCGGGATCGTGTTGATAGTTCTTGGGATCGTGGCGCTCTTTAATCTCTGGTGGCTCGTGCCGGCGGCGCTGCTGGCCCTTGGCGGCGTGGTGATCTACCAGCGCCAGCGGGCCATCGGGCGCGTGGGCGAAGCGGTGCAGGCGCTCCTGTGGGGCATGGGTCTGGCTGCGTTGCTGCTCGCCGATGTGATCTTCCCCGGGGTGTTGATCCTGGGAGGCGTGAGCCTGCTGCTGCGGGGCCGCGAGGCCGGCATTGACGCTCGCCTCCAGACCCTCGTCGCTCGCTTCCGGCGAGGCCCGGCGATGAGCGCGCCGCAGAGTGTTCCCCCGGCCCCCGTGACGGTCATTGACGAGAGCGAGCGCCCCGCCACGAATGAGACCATCCGGCTCTGAGCAGGGTTCATGAAGATTCAGAATATAAACCGGTATTCGCCCGGCAGCCCGGCGGCTGAAGTCGCGGGCTACCGATGCGAAGCCCGCCTGCGCGGGCTATACCGGATTTAATTCTTAATCTTCATAAACCTGCTCAACGAGGTGGGCTACGCCTCCGCTGCTCCATGCCTCTACGCTATGTGGAGGTGTGGAGATGGCAAGGACCTGAAACTGGGATGGCTTGAAAAGGGAAGGATCGCGCCCGGAGGCGCCGGACCGGCTATCGGCCACCGCTTCAGCGGTTGAGGTTCAGGGAGGGGAACCCTCCCTGAACCTTTTTTGGCTGGAAGGACCAGCCTTCCCAGAGTGCTCCCCATCTCCGCCGCGCGAGGGTGCTGGGAGGGCCGCGCCCGCCGGGACTCTCCACGCCTTCGGAGTTAGCCATGACGCCCTAACCTCTTCTCTCACGACACCGCTCATTAGCGCCAGCGGCCTGCTCAATCGATGGAAACAAGCTGACATCCCGGCGATCGGGCCGGCCGCCTGCCAACGCTTGTCGCTCGGCACAGGACCCGCCACGTCTACCCTGTGCCGCTGCCGGCTGGGGGCCTGCCCTTCGGCCGCCACCTAATTTAACGGCAAGGCAGGTCAGGAACGCGCCGATGTCGCCTGAGAGCTGCTGGCGCGGATGGCGCAGGTATCAACGCGGATAAACCGGCGCACGCATCCGATATACGCCTCTTCGATGCGGAGCGAGGAG contains:
- the msrA gene encoding peptide-methionine (S)-S-oxide reductase MsrA, with protein sequence MSDPSTTQGIATLGGGCFWCLEAVYDQLQGVTDVVSGYSGGHVPNPTYEQVCGGKTGHAEVVQVRFDPRLISYREILDVFFSIHDPTTLNRQGNDVGPQYRSVIFYHSPEQERIARQVIAELNAAKVWPRPIVTEVAPFSAFYPAEDYHQEYFVNNPGQPYCQFVVAPKVAKFRQQFAARLKG